GGGCCGGGGACCGGACTCGCCGGGCGCCACGTAGTCGCCGACCACGAACATCGACTCCCGGTCGACGTGGTAGCTGTCGGGCACATCCACCAACGTGCGGCCACGGCTGCGCTCCCGGTGCGTCGTGCCGGTCTCGCCGGCGGCGTACCCCGGAAGATCCGTGCGCTCGACGCGGCGGCCCTGGGCGAAGCGCAGCAGCTGAACGGCCTGTGCCGGCGAGGGGGAGTAGACCGCCATGCCGCCGGGGACCCGGTAGTTCGTCGAGTAGCGCAGCACGGTGCCGCTGTCATAGATCCGCGCTCCGGCGTACTCCTCCTGGCGCGTGTCGGTGAGACGGATCTCCATGCCGGTTCCGGCGATCTTCGCCTTGATCTGACCCGGCTCGCGGTCGCGCATCACCTCGTAGGACACGCCCTGGGCCTTCAGCTCTTCGAGCAGTGCTGCCGAGCGTGCCACGGCGCGCTGCGACATGAAGCGGTTGCGGTCGACACGGTTCGTCTGGGGATCCCGGCCGCCGTCGACGACCCACTCGCGCACCTGGTCGTACTCCTGCTGGCTCATCTTGTCCATCAGCGCGGTGAGCCCAGCGGCGTCATCGTTCGTCATCGCTCGGCCGGCCTCGAAAGGCTTGCCCTCGTCGTCGATGCGCCAGAGCACCATGTTCCCGCGCCGGGGATCGGCCAGGGTCTCCACCTCGCCGCCGGCCACGCGTCCGATCGTCTCGTCCGGCAGGTACACCAGCGCGGTCCCGGCGCGCTTCACGGTCGCGCGTTCGGACCAGTCGGGGGCGTAGGGGCTGATCGGCAGTCGGACCGACTTCGGGTCGGCCTGGACACCGACACCGGTGGCACGGGTGAACTCCCGCAGCGACTGCTGGTAGCGCTCGTTCTGCGGGGAATGGTCACCGAACTGCGCCTCGTAGTCGGACACCTTCTCCGCGAATGCCTGGTCGATGACGGTGAGGCACTCCGTGACGCCCAGCCTCGGGTCGGCCAGCGCGGTGCCCCGCTGGCCGAGGATCTCGTCGACCCGGGCGCGGACCGCCTTGGCCTGGGAGATCGGAATGACCTGTCCGGTCTGATCCCGGGCCTGCTCGACCGCCTTGTAGTAGACGTACTCGTAGAAGTACCGGCGCAATCCGTGTGCCTTCTTCATAGTCAATCAGCCTCCTGTGGATGCTCGGGGTTACATAAGTATGTATAGAGCCTACCCCTCTTATTGAAAGGGGGTGAGAGGTCATCCGGAAAGGCCAGTGCCGAGGCAGTCTCCCTTAGTCGGGAGACGACCTCGGCACTGGCCGTGATCCTTGACTGGCCCCCAAGTGGCCGTCGGCTACTTTGAGTTCATCTCGATGGCCATGGCCCGGTCGAACCGGCCGTCGGCCAGCACCTCCCAGCTCGGCAGTGAGGCCAGGTACTGGTAGAAGGCCGAGTGGACCTTCACCGTCGCCAGGGACTTCAGGTCGTCCTCGGTGACGTCCTCCTCCGCGAACACCCGCGAGTCTTCGTCGTTCACATGGCCGTTGATCCGGCGGGCCGCATGGGCGTACGCGTCCGAGCGGATCTGGCTGATGTACGTCTGGGACCCATCGGCGCTGCGCAGCTCGCCGTCGCCGCCGACCGAGAAGTGCTCGCGATCCTGTTCCAACTCGGTCTGCGCCGACTTGTAGGCCTCACCGATCTCGATGTCCAGGCTCTTGACCTTCGCCGAGCCGTCGGGGTTGACCAGCATCTCCTTGCTGATCGTCCCCTCGGCGTAGAGCAGACGCCGCCGCTCGGCGCTGACCGCCTGACTCTCGGCGACCGCAACCCCGACCTCGACGTTCTCGATGAATTGGTCCTCGTCGAACATGCTCATCCCCTCGTACTCGTCGGGGTCGACGACCACCGGAGCGTTGGGGTCCTGGCCCTCGTCGACCGTGGTCATCGTCGTGATGACCTCCATGACCTCGTCGGCGTAGACATCGGGATCCAGGCGCTCGATGTCGACCTCCTGGTAGCCGTAGATCTCCTTGTACTGCGCCTTCGCGTCCGCGGCCTTGACCGCCTGCCGCATGCGCTTCTCCAGCATCTTCACGAAGTCCGGCTGGTTCATCCGCACGTCGAAGTCCATGGCACTGGACAGGGTCGGGATCGTCTGCAGCGAGTACGTGTGCCCCGGGTGCTTGATCGTGTTACCCAGCAGCCGGAACGACATCGGCAGGATCGTCTGGTTGCGGTTCCAGATCGGCGCATCGCCGGCCCGGAAGACGATCGAGTTGCGCGGCGAGAGGAAGGCCATGTCGTTGTAGCTGATCAGCGGCTCCTCCTTGGTGTTCATCGTGTAGGAGACCCGGCCCTCGGTCTTGCCGCCGATGACCTTGTCGAGATCCTGGCTGATCTGCTTGCTGTCCCGGTACGACCGGTGCGTCTTGCCGCTCATCTTCTCCAGCGTCTCGATCATCGAATCGTCCGTGGACTTCAAGAAGACGATGTTCGAGGTGTTGCCCTGCACGATCTTGTCGACGCTCTCGCCGTAGACGTCGCGCAGCTGCTGCAGGGTCTGCAGGATGAGCGTGAACTGCTGCTCCTGGCCCAGGCCGATGGAGAGCATGGTCTCGAAGCCGTCGATGCCCTTGCCCTCCGACTGCAGGTTGCCGAGCTCGTCGAGCATGAACCGCGTGCGGTAGAGCGGCTTCTGGTCCGACTTCGTCATGTACGCCTGGTCGGCGCTCACGTCGAACAGCTGCTTGACCAGGATCAGGATCAGCTTCGCGTACTTCATCAGGTGAGGCGGAGTCACCAGGAACAGCGCCTTAGGGGACTCCGAGTAGCGCGACAGTGTCTGCGTGATCGCCCGTGCCTGGTACGAGACCTTCTCCGGGGTGCCGCCGCCGGAGAAGTCGAGTCGCGTGTCCGGGTAGAGGGTGTCCCCGGCCTGGAAGGACAGGATCTTCCCGTCCCGGGTGCCGCCCTCACGCACCGGCTTCAGTTCACGCATCACGCCGTTCTTCACGATCTTCTTGCCCGTCACCGGCTCGACCACGTAGTGCCGGCCGTTGAGCGAGACCTGGTAGTTCTTCGTGAAGCTGAAGTAGAAGGTGCGCACCAGCATCTTCGTCTGCGGGTTGACCAGCTCCAGCTTGAGCCAGGCATCGTCGCCAGGGAACTTGCCCTTGAAGTTGTACCGGGCCCAACCCTCGCGGCCGACGATCTCCTCGTGCTCGAAGTCCTCACCCAGGTTCTCGGTGAACATCGGGTCCGCGTAGGCCGACCACACGGCCTGCTGACCGACGAGGTGGTCGCGCTTGACGTAGTTCGGCGCGAAGCGCACGCCGAGGCGACGCGGGAAGCTCAGGCCGGCCAGATCGGTGTTCTGCGAGGGCTTGCCCGAGGTCAGCGTCGAGATCGTGGGGTCGGTGAAGAACGACATGGCGGTGATCGCGATGCCGTACACCGAGGCCAGCATCTTCTCCGCGCCGGCCATCGAGCGCAGCGCGTTGTGGGCGTTGCCCACCAGCGTGCGCATGTTGTTGCGGGGCAGCTCCTCGCTCGCGTTGAAGTACAGGCTTAGCATGTCCTGATCGGCCTTGCCCTCCCACATGAAGGCCTGGGCCGCCGCCTTCTCCTGCTCCTCGGCCAGGGCGTCCTCGTTGTTCTCGAACTCACCGGCCTTGACCCGCTTCTCCAGCTCGGCCTCAGGGTTCTTGATCTTCTTCGAGCTCATCTGCACGAAGAGCTGGTAGCAGTTGTAGAGCGTGGCCTTGCCCCAGAGGTCATCGAGCTTCTGCTCCAGCAGCGCCGGGTCCATATTCAGCACGGCTGCGGCGCTGCGCAGCTCCCGCTCCTCCTCCAGATAGAAGTCGATGAGTCCGTAGGCCGCGCGCTTGAAGGCGTTGTTGGCGGCATTGGGCCAGACCGGGTCCTCGCCGCCGTCGAGCGGAAAGAAGATCCCGGCGATGTTCTCCACGTACAGCGCGCACTTGGTGAAGTTGCCCTCACGCGCCGCGTCGGCCGCCAGCCCCAGGGGGTTGTAGATGTCGGTCTTCATGGAGTTGATCAGGTTGAACTGCACCGGCTCGAACCCGCGTGTGACCAGGGGCACGTAGTTCTTCACCAACAACTCGCCCTTGGGGTCGTTGATGACCATGTTCGAG
Above is a genomic segment from Streptomyces sp. NBC_01454 containing:
- a CDS encoding type IV secretory system conjugative DNA transfer family protein; its protein translation is MATNRRKAARPKASSWDKISARTPGETLTNRDVYDSQQLDRSKFLTLRSTRPGIVVAVITGVLVTLVAWVFYSLIAAAVLSVGASVGSGVSGSGSSTGKPSAYYVQDTTTGTGGSVVKCYRPLTKDGNPDVKAKCYPSAEAVPVPSWYTPAKDGKPSAERPAEPKKSATTVREHLADVSGFKLFITLGSGLMVALIIGTWFSRRVAAANLMNTTSDINQFHNDQHIALPEEIQQNYDWFPDAGAHSSVQVSSMLSHMMLKKKGLGTVEVAQRAKKDVIDDEGNLVYYVGEVMDDDEGDPLTQTLPIIDEDFGDELFEASGLPDDKTLRQKYDTTLIPYNPDGKNRDKLGFESDTYKTVAALIKEDWTFPAYEVQRPAGAYVVDTAPVNTMVLAITRAGKGQTYIEPIIDMWSREKKPSNMVINDPKGELLVKNYVPLVTRGFEPVQFNLINSMKTDIYNPLGLAADAAREGNFTKCALYVENIAGIFFPLDGGEDPVWPNAANNAFKRAAYGLIDFYLEEERELRSAAAVLNMDPALLEQKLDDLWGKATLYNCYQLFVQMSSKKIKNPEAELEKRVKAGEFENNEDALAEEQEKAAAQAFMWEGKADQDMLSLYFNASEELPRNNMRTLVGNAHNALRSMAGAEKMLASVYGIAITAMSFFTDPTISTLTSGKPSQNTDLAGLSFPRRLGVRFAPNYVKRDHLVGQQAVWSAYADPMFTENLGEDFEHEEIVGREGWARYNFKGKFPGDDAWLKLELVNPQTKMLVRTFYFSFTKNYQVSLNGRHYVVEPVTGKKIVKNGVMRELKPVREGGTRDGKILSFQAGDTLYPDTRLDFSGGGTPEKVSYQARAITQTLSRYSESPKALFLVTPPHLMKYAKLILILVKQLFDVSADQAYMTKSDQKPLYRTRFMLDELGNLQSEGKGIDGFETMLSIGLGQEQQFTLILQTLQQLRDVYGESVDKIVQGNTSNIVFLKSTDDSMIETLEKMSGKTHRSYRDSKQISQDLDKVIGGKTEGRVSYTMNTKEEPLISYNDMAFLSPRNSIVFRAGDAPIWNRNQTILPMSFRLLGNTIKHPGHTYSLQTIPTLSSAMDFDVRMNQPDFVKMLEKRMRQAVKAADAKAQYKEIYGYQEVDIERLDPDVYADEVMEVITTMTTVDEGQDPNAPVVVDPDEYEGMSMFDEDQFIENVEVGVAVAESQAVSAERRRLLYAEGTISKEMLVNPDGSAKVKSLDIEIGEAYKSAQTELEQDREHFSVGGDGELRSADGSQTYISQIRSDAYAHAARRINGHVNDEDSRVFAEEDVTEDDLKSLATVKVHSAFYQYLASLPSWEVLADGRFDRAMAIEMNSK